A single Pagrus major chromosome 19, Pma_NU_1.0 DNA region contains:
- the LOC141014568 gene encoding phospholipid scramblase 1, which produces MNMYAVPSPEMPGCPPGLEYLTQVDQLLIKQKVELVEALVGFESNNKYEVRNSMGQNVFYAVEENDCLSRQCCGPLRPFTIHVLDNFGQEVITVTRPLKCMSCFFPCCLQELEVQSPPGNTVGYIVQQWHPFSPKFLVANEHSEPVLKIHGPFCGWSCLPDVDFEILTMDEVSKIGKISKQWTGLLREAFTDSDNFGIQFPIDLDVRMKAVMIGACFLIDFMFFETTN; this is translated from the exons ATGAACATGTATGCTGTGCCCAGCCCGGAAATGCCAGGCTGTCCACCAGGATTAGAATACCTGACTCAG GTGGATCAGCTGCTCATCAAACAGAAGGTTGAGCTTGTTGAAG CCCTCGTTGGTTTCGAAAGCAACAACAAGTATGAAGTCCGTAACAGCATGGGCCAGAACGTGTTCTACGCCGTCGAGGAGAACGACTGTCTGAGTCGACAGTGCTGCGGTCCCCTGCGTCCATTCACCATCCACGTCCTCGACAATTTTGGACAAGAAGTCATCACCGTCACCAGGCCGCTCAAGTGCATGTCTTGCTTCTTCCCTTGCTGTCTACAAGAG CTGGAGGTGCAGTCTCCCCCTGGCAACACAGTGGGGTACATTGTACAACAGTGGCACCCGTTCTCCCCTAAATTCCTTGTTGCGAACGAACACAGTGAGCCTGTACTGAAGATCCATGGGCCCTTCTGTGGATGGAGCTGCCTTCCAGATGTTGACTTTGAG ATTTTGACGATGGATGAAGTCAGCAAGATTGGAAAAATCAGTAAGCAGTGGACAGGACTTCTTCGGGAAGCATTCACAGATTCAGACAACTTTGGTATCCAGTTCCCCATCGATCTGGATGTGAGAATGAAGGCGGTCATGATCGGTGCTTGTTTTCTCATT